A region from the Mesotoga infera genome encodes:
- a CDS encoding ABC transporter ATP-binding protein, which yields IDRNDFTAVVKEANSLKVLTDNPKDIARLKEIAGSKREEVNLESFFGTIVRGNKHVL from the coding sequence AATAGATAGGAATGACTTCACCGCTGTCGTCAAAGAAGCAAATTCGCTGAAAGTCCTCACCGATAACCCTAAAGATATCGCGAGACTGAAGGAGATAGCTGGATCAAAAAGAGAAGAGGTTAATCTTGAATCCTTCTTCGGGACTATAGTAAGGGGGAATAAGCATGTTCTATAA